DNA sequence from the Verrucomicrobiota bacterium genome:
TCGTGCGCCACTGATCGGTAACCGCCCAGAAATTCAAGGGATACACCGACTTGGGATAGGCGATGTACCGGGCGCTGCCGTCGGCAAAGGCGTAATTCGAGCCGCCGCTTTTCCCCGCCTTGCTGCCGTTATGCTTGGACTGATCCACCTCCGTGAAGTCGTTTCCCGCGATGGACTCCAGAAAATCCATGTGCAGGTGCGGCGAACCATTGTCCTTCTCCCCAAACACAATGGTATCCGAGGTCAGGGTGATGCTGGTGCGGCGAAACCCATTGGATGCCGTTAACGCCCCGATCTGGTTAAAGTCCATCGTGTTGTACGTCACCGAAAAATAATCATTGAAGGCGTTGACGATGTAGCTGCGCGGATCGGAATCTCCCCGCAAGGGGCTGCCGGGGTAGGTGGGCGGCGAATTCGGGCCATCGCTGGGGCAGACGAGAATCTTTTCGGTGACGTAATAGGAAAAGA
Encoded proteins:
- a CDS encoding type II secretion system protein; translated protein: MNKNKSRVAEAFTLIELLVVIAIIAILAGLLLPALARAKEAGRKIACCNDLRQLGFAMVMYNDDNEEFFPPPTFPNAWPARLFSYYVTEKILVCPSDGPNSPPTYPGSPLRGDSDPRSYIVNAFNDYFSVTYNTMDFNQIGALTASNGFRRTSITLTSDTIVFGEKDNGSPHLHMDFLESIAGNDFTEVDQSKHNGSKAGKSGGSNYAFADGSARYIAYPKSVYPLNFWAVTDQWRTNTSLP